In Gadus chalcogrammus isolate NIFS_2021 chromosome 1, NIFS_Gcha_1.0, whole genome shotgun sequence, one DNA window encodes the following:
- the LOC130371394 gene encoding V-type proton ATPase subunit S1-like protein → MSQSKRKLLQSLMGPYGPLSVSYNGKTCILFKAKRLAIRYRNHTFIDLTERIFSPGSPVDTKGSICTKEKATLSLRFGDVEDLRGLVIRLQMSNTFYEAAGQNWFTLDSVHIHYNWTQEATFNASEIYAPATSSYHCQHVSSLHKYDTLLVPTSHTDTSANWHITFTDFQIQAFNVQSEKFASASDCATFLTPAILMGLVTSLILLLVLAYALHMVVHLKHIDRYEEHKATVYFPRSPEAELPDKNSL, encoded by the exons ATGTCCCAGAGCAAGAGGAAGCTACTGCAGTCTTTGATGGGCCCCTATGGGCCCCTAAGTGTGTCCTACAATGGGAAGACCTGCATTCTGTTCAAAGCCAAGCGCCTGGCCATCCGCTACAGGAACCACACGTTCATAGACCTGACAGAGAGGATCTTCAGCCCCGGCTCACCCGTGGACACCAAGGGCTCTATCTGCACTAAGGAGAAGGCGAC GCTTTCATTACGGTTCGGTGACGTGGAGGACCTGCGAGGACTAGTGATCCG gctccAGATGTCCAACACATTTTACGAGGCGGCGGGGCAGAACTGGTTTACCCTGGATAGTGTTCACATCCACTACAACTGGACGCAGGAGGCCACGTTCAACGCCAGCGAGATCTACGCCCCTGCCACTTCCTCCTACCATTGCCAGCATGTCAGCAGCTTGCATAAATATGACACCCTGCTGGTGCCAACCTCCCACACGGACACATCGGCTAACTGGCACATCACTTTCACAGACTTCCAG atCCAGGCCTTCAACGTGCAGTCGGAGAAGTTTGCGTCGGCCAGCGACTGTGCCACCTTCCTGACCCCGGCCATCCTGATGGGCCTGGTGACCTCTCTCATCCTGCTCCTGGTGCTGGCCTACGCCCTGCATATGGTGGTCCACCTGAAGCACATCGACCGCTACGAGGAGCATAAAGCCACCGTCTACTTCCCTCGCAGTCCAGAAGCAGAGCTCCCCGACAAGAACAGCCtgtga